Genomic window (Mycolicibacterium smegmatis):
GGCACCACATGATCATCTCGGGCGGGGTGAACATCTACCCGCAGGAAGCCGAGAACATGCTGGTCACGCACCCCAAGGTGATGGACGCCGCGGTGTTCGGTGTCCCCGACGACGAGATGGGGCAGAGCGTCAAGGGTGTGGTGCAGACGGTCGACCCGGCCGATGCCACACCGGAATTCGGCGAGGAACTGCTTGCCTGGCTGCGGGACCGGCTCGCGCACTACAAGTGCCCGCGCTCGATCTCGTTCGAGCTGCAGCTGCCCCGCACCGACACCGGCAAGCTGTACAAGCAGGAGCTCATCGCGAAATATTCGTGATGTGATCGAACTGCCCGGCGGCATCCGGATCGGCCTGACCACCGACGTCGATGATGACGACGAACTCGACGACGCGACGTTCACGTTGAGTGAGGCCGCCACCGACGACCCCAGGGTCGTCACGGTGGCCTCGATCGCCGAGACCCTCGCGCTGCTCACCGATCGGTGCGAACGCCGGCCGCAGACCGCGGCCGTGTGCGACGACGTGCTGCGTGGTTTCGACCCGGACGCCTCGACGTTCAGCGGGGTCATCACCGAATCACTCGCGTACTCGACGCTGCAGGCCGGTGCGGAGTTCGCCCGCTGGCTCGACGAGCGCGGTCCCGCGACCGTGCCGCAGCTGCCGGACCCGGTGCAGGCCAATCGTGACGGCAACACGCTGCACGTCCGGTTCAACCGGCCGCAGCGTCACAATGCGTTCTCCACCGATGCCCGCGCCGCGCTGCTGGAGGCCCTCGAGGTGGCCCGTCTCGATTCTTCGGTCGACGAGGTCGTCCTCGGCGGCAACGGCCGGAGCTTCTGCAGCGGAGGCGATCTCGCCGAGTTCGGGTCGTTCGCCGATCCGGCCACCGCACACCTCGCGCGGACCAGACACAGCCCGGCACTGGTGCTCGACGAGTTGACGGCCCGCCTCGGCAGGCGCTGCCGCGCACACGTGCACGGCCAGGTGCTGGGCAGCGGCCTGGAGATGGCGTGCTTCTGCGGCCGGGTGAGCTGCGACCCGGACGCGACGCTCGGCCTGCCCGAACTGGCGCTGGGCCTGATCCCGGGGGCGGGCGGAACCGTGAGCATCACGCGCCGGATCGGCCGTTGGCGCACAGCGTATCTGGTGCTCTCGGGCCGCACGATCGATCCCATGACGGCGCTGTCGTGGGGTCTGGTCGACGAGATCGTCAGCGTTGCCGCGCCGGCCTGACGATCACCTCGTTGACGTCGACGTCCGCGGGCTCGTTGACGGCGTAGGAGACCGCGCGGGCGATCGCATCGGGCGGAATCGACTCGGCCCGGTAGATTTCCATGGCCTTCGCGGCGTCGGGATCGGTGATCGTGTGCGCCAGTTCGGATTCCACGACGCCGGGCGAAATCGTGGTGACACGGATCGAGGGGTCGAGTTCCAGTCGCAAACCTTCGGTGATCGCCCACGCGGCGTGCTTGGTGGCACAGTAGACCGCACCGGTGGGCACCACCTGGTGCGCGCCGATCGACGCCATCGTGACGAAGTGGCCGTGCCCCTGGCGCTGGAAATGCGGTAGCGCCGCGGCGATGCCGTTGAGCAGGCCGCGGACGTTGACGTCGATCATGGTGTCCCACTCGTCGACCAGCAGTGCGTCCATCCGTGACAGCGGCATCACGCCCGCGTTGTTGACGATCGCGTCGATGCGTCCGTGCTCGCTGACCGTCTCGTCGACGAATGCGGCCATGTCGGCGCGGTCGGTCACGTCGACACGGCGGACGTGCAGGTTCTCGCGTTTCAGTGTGGCCAGCCGGTCGGCGCGCCGGGCGCCGCCGACCACCTGATGCCCTTCGCCGGCCAGGCGGACCGCGACCGCTTCACCGATTCCACTCGTCACGCCCGTGACCAGGATGATCTTCTTCTTCTCACTCATGCATCCAGCGTCACGGCCGCGAACCTGGGCCACCAGGATGCGACGTTCCTGGGTGCGCTGCACCCCCCAAACGGCCCCGTACGGTGTCGACACCGCGCCTAAAGTGTGAACATGACCGATCTGGGCGACTACCTGCGCAGTCGACGCGCACTGGTCACCCCGGCCGACGTCGGGCTGCCTGCTGTCGGGCACCGCCGCGTGCCCGGGTTGCGCCGCGAAGAGGTGGCGTTGCTCGCCGGCCTGAGCGTCGACTACTACATCCGGCTCGAGCAGGGCCGGGAACGTTCCCCGTCGGCTCAGGTACTGGAGGCGCTCGCGGCGGTGTTGCGGCTCGACGAGGACGGGCGCCGGCACCTGTTCGCGGTCGCCGGGCTGACCCCGCGGATGCGGCTCGCCCCGGTGCCCGACCGGGTGGACCCGGCGTTGATGCGGCTCATGGCGGCCTGGCCCGACAACCCGGCTCTGGTGTACAACCGCGCCTACGACCTGCTGGCCTCCAACACGCTGGCGGATGCCCTGTACGACGGCATCCTGCACGACAACATGCTGCTGATGGTGTTCACCGAACCGCGGGCTCGCGAGCTGTACGCCGACTGGCCGGTGATCTCCGCCGACGCGGTTGCCGGATTCCGCATGAACCACGGCATCGCCCCGCACGATCCGCGCATCGACGCGGTGCTGAAAGAACTGCTCGACCGCAGCGCGGAGTTCGGCGAGTTGTGGGCCAGGCACGACGCCCGGGGGAAGTCCGCCACGGTCAAGAGCTTCCGGCATCCACAGGTGGGCGCCCTGACCCTGCAGATGCAGACGTTCGACGTGCGGTCCGCGCCCGGCCAGGAACTGGTGGTCTACCAGGCTGAGCCGGGTACGCCCAGCGCCGACGCGTTGAAGCTGTTGGGGAGTCTGGCTGCCACGGCAGACGCGTGAATAGCATGTGAAGCCGTGACTGCACATGGCCAGGCCTCCGGTGGTCCCTACTTCGACGATCTCAAGGTCGGGCAGGTCTTCGACACCGCGCCGTCGATGACGCTCACCGAGGGGGCCGCGGCGGCGCACCAGGCCGTCATCGGCGACCGTTTGCGCCTGTCGCTGGACGCCGAACTCTCCTCGGCGGTCACCGGAGAGCCGGGACCGCTCGCGCATCCGGCGCTGGTGTGCGACGTGGCCATCGGGCAGAGCACGCTGGTCACGCAGCGTGTGAAGGCCAACCTGTTCTACCGCGGCCTGGCGTTCCACAGGTTCCCGGTGATCGGTGACACCCTGACCACCCGCACCGAAGTCGTCGGACTCAAGCAGAACTCGAACAAACCGGGCCGGGCGCCGACAGGTCTGGCGGCGCTGCGGATGACGACCACCGACCACAAGGACCGCCTGGTCCTCGACTTCTACCGCTGCGCGATGCTCCCGCTGTCCGAAAATGGCGGTGACACCGGGTATTCCGATGATCTGTCCGCGATCGGTGCCGACGCGTCGCCGACGCCGACAGCGCATTGGGACGCCGACGCCTACCGTGCGCGGGTGCCGGGACCGCATCTCGACGATCTACGTGACGAACTGGCGGGTGCGGTGTTGCGCAGCACGGCCGACGTTGTCAGCAGCGCCCCCGAACTCGCCAGGCTGACGCTGAACATCGCTGCCACGCACCATGACTGGCGTTCCGGGGGCAGGCGCCTGGTGTACGGCGGGCACACCATCGGACTAGCGCTGGCGCAGGCCACCCGGTTGCTGCCGAACCTGGTGACCGTTCTGGGCTGGGAGTCCTGCGACCACACCGGACCCGTCCACGAGGGCGACACCGTGTTCAGCGAACTACATGTCGAATCGATCGAGGCGAATGTGGTGGGCCTGCGCTCGATCGTGTTCGCCGCGGGTGGGCCCGATGGTGGGGCCGACAGGCAGGTGCTCGACTGGCGGTTCAGTGCGCTGCTGTTCTGACCGCAACCCTTGCCGCAAACCGGGGCGGCCTCGGCGATGACCGGGATCTCGGGGGCCGTGGCGGCCCGTGCGCAGCAGGTGGCCGACGCGTTCGCCCGGATGACGGGTGTGGCCGTCGATGCCCGGGTGCTGCTCACCGGTCGTGCCGCGCTGCTCGGTATGTGCCCGCAAGGGTGTATCTCGGCAGGTGGTGCGACGCATCTGTTTCCGTCGCGGAAGGGGACCTGGTGCGCGCTGACGTTGTCGCGACCTGACGATGTGGCCGCCGTGCCTGCCCTGGTGCAGGCCGACACCGTGGACGCCGACCCCTGGCCTGTGGTCGAGACCTGGGCGGCTGCGACCGAGGCGCACGCCATCACCGAGCGTGCGAGGCTGCTCGGCCTGCCCGCGGCGGTGCTCGGTGAGACAGTCCCTGCGGCGCCGCGCATCACCCGCATGTGGCCACGGGGAACAGGCAGGCCCTTGACCGGATTGCTGGTGGCCGATCTGTCCTCGATGTGGGCGGGACCGCTGTGCGGCCAGTTGCTGCGGCAGGCCGGTGCCACGGTGGTCAAGGTGGAAAGTCACGCCCGGCCCGACGGCACCCGCAACGGCCCGCAGGTGTTCTTCGATTGGATGAACCACGGAAAGCTCTCGTATGTCGCCGATTTCGGCGAACCCTCCGCGCTGGGGGCGCTGCTGGATGTCGCCGACGTCGTGATCGAGTCCTCGCGGCCCACCGCACTGGTGCGGCGTGGTCTCGGCCCGGACGTGGTGGCATCGCGCGAAGGCCGGGTGTGGGTGCGGATCACCGGCCACGGCACCACCGGTGAGCACGCCGACTGGGTGGCCTTCGGCGACGACGCCGCGGTGTCCGGTGGCCTGGTCAAGAACCACCATGGCACACCAAGTTTCGCGGGCGACGCGATCGCCGACCCGCTCACCGGTCTGCACGCCGCACACGCGGTCGCCGAATCCCTCACGCGCGGTGGCGGGGACCTGATCGAGTTCGCGATGTCCGCGGTCGCCGCGACATACGCGGATCTGGCGACCACCGGTGCTGATATCGCCACCGTCGAGCCCGCATCTGCGCCGGCCGGGCCCGCCCTCGGCGCCGACAACGGCGCCGTGACGAGGCTGATCGCCGGGAGCCGGCCATGCTGATCCAGCGGGCGAGCCTGCTGGACGGCAGGATCGCCGACATCCGGGTGGGGGAGGCCATCGAAGATGTCGGTCCATCCCTACGGGCGCGGCGTGGCGAGGCGGTGCTCGATGCCGCGCTCGGCGCCGTCATCCCCGGGCTCCACGACCACCACGTGCACGTGTATTCCGCTGCCGCCGAACAGAACTCACTGAGGGTCGGCCCCCGCGAAGCGCACGACACCGGCGAACTGCGGCGCCTGCTCGCCGGTGCCGCGCCCGGTGCGGACGGCTGGATCCGGGCAATCGGCTACCACGAGCAGGTGGCCGGCCCGCTCGACCGTGACCGACTCGACGCGCTGGCCCCGGCAGTACCGGTGCGCGTGCAACACCGCAGCGGCGTGCTGTGGGTGCTGAACTCCGCGGGTCTCGCCGCGATAAACAGGCCGGATCACCCGGACGGCATACTGCGCAGCGCGGACCCGACCTGGGCCGAGGCGCTGCCGCGCCGCGACACCGACATCGATTCGTACGCCGAGCGTCTGGCGCGCTACGGCATCACGGGTATCACCGACGCCACGCCCGATCTCTCCGAACCTCCGCGCGGTCTGCCCCAGCACCTGCACGTGCTGGCGCCGGGGAAGAAGATCCTGCACGACGACATGCTCGATCTGGACGGCCTGGTCACCTGGATCGGCGAACGCCACGCCCGGGGCGTCCCGGTCGCGGTGCACTGTGTCACCTCGGCGCAACTCGTCGTCACCATCGCGGCAATGCGGGTCACCGGAGTGCTGCCCGGTGACCGAATCGAGCATGCGGCGATGGTGCCCGAGGACTGCGTGAGGGATCTGTGCGAACTCGGCGTGACCGTGGTGACCCAGCCGAATTTCGTCACCGAGCGCGGCGACGCGTACCGCAGCGACGTCGATGCCGCCGACCACCACCAGCTGTGGCGGGTCGCAACGCTTCTGGCTGCGGGGGTACGCGTGGCGCTGTCCACAGACGCGCCGTTCGGTGACGCCGATCCCTGGGCGGTGATGCGTGCCGCGGTGCACCGCCGGACTCCGCACGGATTCGTCCTCAACCCGGCCGAACGCATACCGCCGCGCACGGCGCTCGAGCTCTTCTTCGGTACGGCACAGGATCCGGCGCATCCACGGCGGGTGGACGTGGGGCAGCCGGGGGATCTGTGCGTGCTCGCGGCGCCGCCGCGGCAAGTGGTGGAGACACTCGACGCAGATCTGGTCGCTGCCACCATCATCGGCGGTTCGGTGGTGTTCAGCCGGTGAATGTCTGGCGGAGACGCGGCATGCCCGCGTTGCTCGGCTCAGCCGCGCTGGGGTTCACCGGCTTGGCGTTTCTGCTGCCGGTGGCTCCGATGTGGGCGGTGCACATCGGCGCCGACAACCTGGGCGCCGGGCTGGTCAACACGGTCCTGATGGCGTGCACTGTGGTCGCCCAGCTGCTGGTGGGGCGGCTCATCCGCAGGGTGGGTATGCGTGTCACGCTCGCGATCGGCCTGCTGCTGCTGGGCGGGCCCGCGCTGCTGCATCTGTTCGCCGAAACCCTGTGGGCGGTACTGGTGCTCGCGGCGTTGCGTGGTCTGGGGTTCGGCATCCTCACGGTGTCCGGGGTCGACGGCGTCGCGGGGCTGTTCGCCCAGGAACACCGCGGCCGCGCGGTCGGTGCGTACGGACTGGCAATCGCCGCACCGCAGTTCATCTTCACCCCGCTGGCGCCGTGGCTGGCCGAACAGGCCGGTTTCGGGCTGGTCTTCGCACTCGCGACCGCCCCGGTGCTCGCGATCCCGTTCGCACTCGCCTTCACCCGTCCGGTGCCGACACCGCCGCGTCGCGACGACGACGAGAAATTCGCGCTCACAGCCGGTTTGGTGAGCCCGATCGTCGCGCTCGTGGTGATCACGGCCTCGGGTGGCGCGATCCTGACGTTCGCACCGCAGTTCGGTAGTGCGGAGGCCGCATTCGCGTCGCTTCTGGCGTTGACCGGCCTGACCGCGCTCGCGCGCTGGCTCGTCGGCGGCCTGGCCGACCGATTCGGCCCGGCGCGGTTCATCCAGCCGCTGCTGTATCTGGGGGCGGTCGGGCTCGCGACCGTCGCGACCGGCATCGCGCGCGGGGCGCTGATCGGCGAGATCCTGATCGTGGTGGGCGCGGCGCTGGTCGGCATCGCCTACGGCGCGCTGCAGAACGTGACGCTGGTGCAGGCCTTCGCCGCAACGGGTGAGCACGCCCGCAGCAAGGTGAGCGTCGCGTGGAACGTCGGCTTCGACGGCGGGACGGGGATCGGTGCGCTGGCGGTCGGTGCGCTGGCCACCTCCGGTTCGTTCCCGATGGCCTTCGCGGTGCTGGCCGCTGCGTGCGCCGTCATGGGTGTGGCGTCGTACTTCGCCCACCGGCGGACGGTGTGAACGCATACGGGGCGGCACGGGTGGGTACTCCGCACCGATGGACCAAACCGAGACGCCTCTGCTCGACGCGCTGAACGAGTACCACGCGTCCAACCGGTACGGCTACTCCCCGCCCGGCCATCGACAGGGCCGCGGCGTCGACGACCGTGTGCTGCGTGTGCTGGGACGCGAACCGTTCCTCAGTGATGTGCTGGCCAACGGCGGCTTGGACGACCGCCGCAGCAGCAACGGCTACCTGCAGAAAGCCGAGGATCTGATGGCCGAGGCGGTGGGAGCCGACACCGCGTGGTTCTCCACCTGTGGCAGTTCGCTGTCGGTCAAGGCCGCGATGATGGCCGTCGCGGGCGGCGACGGCAGCCTGCTGCTGAGTCGCGACAGCCACAAGTCTGTGGTCGCCGGCCTGATCTTCTCGGGTGTGATGCCACGCTGGATCACGCCACGGTGGGACGCCGACCGGCACCTGTCGCACCCGCCGTCGCCCGAGGAGGTCGAGGAGACCTGGCGGCGGTATCCCGACGCCGCCGGTGCGCTGATCGTGAGCCCGAGCCCGTACGGCACGTGTGCCGATCTCGCCGGCATCGCCGACGTATGCCATGCCCGGGGTAAACCGCTGATCGTCGACGAGGCCTGGGGCGCCCACCTGCCGTTCCACGAGAACCTGCCGACATGGGCCATGGACGCGGGCGCGGATGTGTGCGTGGTCAGCGTGCACAAGATGGGCGCGGGTTTCGAGCAGGGCTCGGTGTTCCACCTGCAAGGTGATCTCATCGATCAGGACCGGTTGTCCGCGTGTGCCGACCTGCTGATGACCACGAGCCCGAATGTGCTGGTGTACAGCGCGATCGACGGCTGGCGACGGCAGATGGTCGAACACGGCCACCGATTGTTCAGTGCGGCACTCGATCTCGCCGATGACACCCGCCGTCGCATCGAGGAGATCGACGACGTCGAGGTGCTCGACGAAGAATTACTCGGCGCGCAGGCCTCGCACGATCTGGACCGGTTGCAGATCCTCATCGACGTGTCGGCCACCGGCACCTCGGGCTACCAGGCCGCCGACTGGCTGCGGGAGAACTGCCAGGTGGACGTCGGGATGTCCGACCATCGCCGGATCCTGGCCACCATGTCGGTGGCCGACGGATCCGATACCGCGGGGCGCCTGCTGCACGCACTGTCGTTGTGGCGCAAGGCCGCAGATGACTTCGCGCCGCCGCCCCCGATCGATCTCCCGTCGCCGGCCGAACTCCAGTTGACAACGGAGACCTCTCCGCGGGATGCGTTCTTCGCCGAGGTCGAACAGATCCCGGTCGAGCATGCGGTGGGCCGCATCGCCGCCGAGCAGATCACACCCTATCCGCCCGGGATCCCCGCGGTGGTGCCGGGGGAGCGACTCAACGAAGCAGTGCTCGACTACCTCGTGACCGGCGTGCAGGCGGGTATGAACCTGCCGGATCCGGCCGATCCGCAGATGGGCTCCATCCGGGTCATGGCCTGACATCTGCTGCGACACGCAGATCGTCGACCAGGCCCGCGAACGCGGATTCGCGTTCCTCCTTGGGTCCGCGCAGCAGAGACGACGGGTGAACGGTGGCGACCAGCGCCGGATCTCCCGGTTCGTCGTCGACGTGCAGGACCTCGCCGCGATGCTGCGTGACGCGAAAGTCGTTGCCCAGCAGTGCCTTGGCGGCGGTTGCGCCGAGCAGCACCACGACATCGGGCTCCACGGAGGTCATCTCGGCGATGAGCCAGGGACGGCACGCCACCACCTCGGTACGACTGGGGGTCTTGTGGATGCGTCGTTTGCCTCCCGCTGCCCGCGTGAACTTGAAGTGCTTGACCGCGTTGGTGACGTAGAGGGCATCGCGGTCGATGTCGGCGGCGTCCAGCGCGCGGTCCAGGAGCCGGCCCGCGGGACCCACGAAGGGCAGGCCCGCCAGGTCCTCTTTGTCACCGGGCTGCTCGCCGATCATCATGATGCGTGCCGAGCGCCCGCCCGCGCCGAAGACCGCCTGCGTGGCGTCGCGATACAACCCGCAGCCTCGGCATTCGCCTGCCGCGGCAGCGAGTTCGGCCAGGTCCGCCGTGTGGGGGACGAACTCCTGCGCACCTGCCATGTCCGATGGGATACCCACTTCCCGGGTTGATTGCTGTTTCAAAACCCGCCGTACGGGTAATCACCGCCCGCAACAGCGAGAGGAAACCATGAGCAGCAGCGTGAGCACCATCGATGCCAGGCCGGATCAGCCGGCCGGCAAGCAGATCCTGCATCGTCGCCGCAGCGCGGAGTCCTTCGCTCTGGCCGCAGGCTGTCGCGCGTTCGTACGCAACGCTGTTCGCGTGTGGGCCATGCAGCCGAATCTCGCGTGGCCACTCGGCTCGATCGACCGCATGGTGGGCCTCTTGCCGCACCGGGTCGATGCCAAGATCCGGTCCGTCCAATTACCCGACTGCGCCGCGGAATTGGTGTGTGCGAACGGGGTGAGCGCAGATCGCGCGATTCTCTACCTGCACGGCGGCGCGTTCATGACGTGCGGTATCAACACGCATCGCTCACTCGTGGCGCGGCTTTCCAGAGAGGCCGACGCCGCGGTGCTCAACGTCGGATACCGCATGCTCCCCAAATACGGTCTGGCCGAGGCGATCGACGACGCCGTGGCCGGTTTGCGCTGGCTGCAGGAGCAGGGTTACACGTCGGATCAGATCGTGATCGCCGGGGACTCGGTGGGCGGCTATCTCGCGCTGGCCACCGCGTTGCAGCTGTCTTCGCGCGGCGAGGTGCCCGCGGCCGGGATCGCGGCGATCTCGCCGCTGACCGATCTGGATCCCGCGAGCAAGCTCGAACACCCCAACGCCCGCAAGTGCGCGATGTTCACAGGCGCCGCACTCGCGGGGTTCGCGAAGTATCTGCACCGCTGTGAGCGTCGCCCCGTCAGCCGTCGGGAGGCGGCCGCGTTGGTGAACCCGGTGACGGCCGACCTGACGAAGCTACCGCCCGTGACGGTGCACGTCAGCGCCGACGAGTCGCTCTACTCCGATTCCGAACTTCTGGCCGGCAGGCTCGCGGAGGCCCAGGTGCCCTGTGAGCTGCATGTGTGGCACGGGCAGGTGCACGATTTCCCGCTGGCGGCAGACATCTTGCCCGAGGGTCGTCGGGCGCTGCGCTACGTCGGTGACTTCGTCAAGCAGACGACGGGCACCCGGCTGGCGAACGTCTCCTGATCAGCCGACCTGACGGTGCAGCGTCACCGAGGCCGTGCGGTTGTCGGTGCCGCTGTTCGACGCGGCCGCGATACCGCGGCCTTTCGCGGTCACCGCGAGCGCGGTGCGGTCGCCGCGGAACAGATCGCGCGAGAACTCGTACGGTGTGCCGGTCTGATCGAAGGTGACGCGCGTGATCAGCAGAAGCGCGGCCTTGGGCTTGATGCCCAGCAGGGTGGCCTCGTTGCTCGTGGCGTTGACGGCTTCGATGCGCTCGTCGGCACGGCCGGGCACCAGACCGTACTGCGATTCGAGGACCTCGTAGAGCGATCCGCCGAGCTGCTGTTCGAGCAGACCCGGAAACTTCTCGGCCGGAAACTGCGCCTGCTCAAGGGATATCGGGGACCCGTCGGCCAACCGCACACGCTGGATCTCGACGACGTACTCTCCCGGCCCGAGACGCAGCGCGGTACGGGTGGTCTGGTCGGGCGTGGTGATGCGGGTCGACAGGATTCGGGTGCCCGCCACATATCCCTGATTGGCGAGGAACGCCGGGACGCCCACCACGTCCGACAGGTTGCGTTCCACCTGGCCGTGGCTGATGAAGATGCCGCCGGACCGCCCGATCACGCGGTGGACCAGGCCGGCCTCCTCCAGGGCGGCCAGTACCTGACGCAGGCTCGAGCGGCTGGTGCCGTACTTCTCGGCGAGGTCGCGTTCGCTTCCGAGCTTGGCGCCCGGTGTTCCCGCGTTGATGTCGGCGACCAGACGGCGTCGCAACTCCTCGCTCTGTACTGGCACCAGACCCCCTCGCCCGCGCATTGGTACAGCCAATTCTAAACCGGTCGAGCTACAACTCGGCGATTGCGAGGTGCGATTCGGGCAGCACCTGCCCACCATCGACGACCAGCGTCTGTCC
Coding sequences:
- a CDS encoding GntR family transcriptional regulator, which produces MPVQSEELRRRLVADINAGTPGAKLGSERDLAEKYGTSRSSLRQVLAALEEAGLVHRVIGRSGGIFISHGQVERNLSDVVGVPAFLANQGYVAGTRILSTRITTPDQTTRTALRLGPGEYVVEIQRVRLADGSPISLEQAQFPAEKFPGLLEQQLGGSLYEVLESQYGLVPGRADERIEAVNATSNEATLLGIKPKAALLLITRVTFDQTGTPYEFSRDLFRGDRTALAVTAKGRGIAAASNSGTDNRTASVTLHRQVG